In Lactuca sativa cultivar Salinas chromosome 5, Lsat_Salinas_v11, whole genome shotgun sequence, the DNA window gccgagtccctgtccaatcgactgacctggatcccgtctctactcgtcgatttaggcattgaatcgacgagttctccttccaaactgatgttcaagtcattcatcctactcgccgagttgtatgaacaactcgccgagtctgatcttgatctaaggagattgccttgaattcgccgagtcagggccatgactcgccgagttccttcatggatgagttcggcttccaactcactgagccactccccgtgactcactactctactcgacacaacgaaaagggaataaactcggagactcgcgagcagactcgccgagtcagatgaacgactcgccgagtcgctaccATGCAGTCTCTATATGGtcaattttgcttgaatccaacttatgctatccacagatctgggttcctagagcatgaataacacgtaaagtttccaactttacgtgtagatactcactaatgagggttttagggctcaaaatgcaccaaaaagggtagatctagggtgtacatgcaacatgggtccataaaggcagtagatccaagctcctggagctcgatcTCACCTAGATCTAGAAGTTACCCAGCTTATTACGAGTCCACAAGCATACATAAGCTTGGAAACGGATCAAAAAGGGCTTTAATGGAGCCATAAGTATGAAAACATGGGGGAAACGAGCCATACCTTAGTGAACACTCTGAGATTGCTCAAAGGTGcttgacctcctcttcttcttcttgatctcctcTCCTACTCACTCCAAAGCTTCAAAAGAATACACCAAAGGTTTCAAATCCACAAGAAACAAGGCTTGAATGAGGtttagggctctgagggtgaatgggggctggcttggggcggaaatgagtgcttaaatagggtgcaaacccctgaaacttagggtttcatccaacagcggtgactcgctgagtccaggatatggactcgccgagtcgcctacttaaacaTATCCCGGGTCCcgtttctactcggcgagtcggacctatgaatcgccgagtccaaggctaaaaaaaatggaaaacacTCAAATAAGATtaacgtaccaggaaccaggtgctacaaaaacCCCTAAAGTCACCCAGGTTAGAGTCTTTGTTTTTGGCTATTGGTTGTGTGTTTTGTTGTAGAGTTTTGTATacataaattcaattaaaatataatagtaaaataatgaaatttgaaaactttaaatacCCTAAAAAAAACCACATGAAGCTTATTTTTAGTGCTTATAaatacattatgaaacaaaattttGATAACTTTGACACTTAGATAGTTAGACTACAGGGTGAGCATGGTGCAATTTTAAGGCCAAATCGAACCGCAAACCGCAAGGTGCGGTTTTTGAATTCTAGAAACCGTTGGGTGCGGTTTTTCAATGGTTCGGTTTTAGTGTTCTTGAGTGCGGTTTCGGTTTGTACCGGTTCGGTGTCGGTTTTAAACTGAGCCAAACATATGGTGCAATTTTTTACGTTCACcgttatgatttttttaactgTGGTGTTCATGTGAAGATTTATGATTGTATGACATGGTGTCATTTCGTTTCCTCACATTTAGAAGCtgtaattttgagttttttttatgttgtttaCTTGATCACTTCATTTGCTACCCATATTACTAGCTCATTGTTATTCAATTTGTGCTTAGAAGTTACAAGTTTGCAAGTTGTAGCCCATATAGTGTTTACACTTTACACATAATCATTAAGTCACAAACACAAAGTGACAAACTCACATATTAAACCTAATACCTATTTATTAATTACCTTCAAGTTCAATAcataatatatgtataaattatagtttattagtttttaaaataatatgtatcattataatatatatatatatatatatatatatatatatatatatatatatacatatttgcgatttattttattgttaataAGCGTGCGATGCGGTTCGGTTTCTAGATAAAAACCGCACCACAACAATAAATTCGGttctttcaaaaaaataaaatccgCACCATTGGTGTTTGCGTCGGTTTCGGTTGGTGACGGTTTATTGCGATTTTTcttttatcggtttggtttttGTTCACCCCTAGTTATGAGGATGCGCCAAGATTGGGTCACTGgtagcttagagagagagagagagagagagagagagagagagagagagagagagagagagagagagagagagagagagagagagagagagagagagagagagagagagagagagagagagagagagagagaggataaacGATGTAGAAAAGGTTTAGATGGATTGCAATTGGCTCTTttaattctttattttcttttaaacatGCTAGCACACTATCGATCTTTAGTATAAGGGTGATATCTGGACTTCTGACCGAACCTGTTGAGACTTATCAGGTCCAAGTCGGGTTCCTATTCTTAAACGTAAAAGTGAGCATTTTGACCAGACCTGACTCGGAAATTGGTGGACTTAGGACCAGACCTATTGAGCTTACCACCTATTGAAGCTTACCAAATACTGAGCCGGGTCGATGTCGGGTCCGATCGGAAAGTCAGAAATGCTTACCCCTACCTTAATAAAATGTCATGCTTAGacgaaatataaaaatataatcttTAACATCTTGGTTACTTAGAAAAACAAATCAGTAATAGTTCATTCACTTCATTGTGTTGATACGCTATAAAAATGTTTGTTCTTTATTTGTGTGTGTTTGGGGATTTGAGAGTTGAGGGATAGATGGAGGCGATTCTGCCGTTGGGGATCATATTGCATCGCCGGCAACGTCCAATATTTTCTTCACAAAGCCGCTCATCATTTTCTGTGTTTTTCATTCGTATCTGAATCTGATTTATTTACTATTTACTATTTACTATTTATTTGTTCTACATCGGTAATGATTTGTGGGATGTCGCCATGTGAAGACGTGATAACAACATCGTCCACCAAAAACTCTCCTTCTAATTTCGATTTTATCCACTTTCAGGTTCTATTCCTAAACGAATCTCTTTCAACTTCGATTTTCAGAGCTTCTCTACCTAAGTAACTAATAACTAATATCAACATCTAGGGTTCACTTCCATTCATCATTTCGATCTCTAATAATAGTATGGTTAGTACCAACTTACTTCATTCATCTTTGTATTTTATAAACCTAACAAACTATACCGATGTCATACAAACACAAACCACTTTTCATTTCATtgccataaatataattggatcGATTCTTTAAAATATAATGTCGTGAtaacataaaatttaaaattataatgCTACATAATGTGGCGGTTTTCTTCTTGATACATGTTTGTATTTTATAAACGATTAACCTATCCAAATATAACGATGTCATACAAACACAAAATAGTTTTCTTTGCTATAATTGACTAGATTTTTAAAGGTATGTTGTAATAAGAAAAAGAACggaagtataatgctataatgtGGTAGGTTTTTGTTGCTGATATGATTTTGATTGATGCAGGAAGGAAGTTTTAAGGAACAAAAAAAAACGTTCATCAGAAGTTTGACTTTTAGTACTATATATCGACTTCCATTAGATTTCATGTGGTAATTTGTTACAAATACAAAAAGCTCATGGTGATGTGTGTTTGAACTTTGAATTTGGTTCTTTCAAATAGTTTCTTACAATTTATTGATGGATTTGTTACATCCAAGAGATTGCTGGACTTTTAAGCACAACCACTAAGTGTCAGTAGTCAAATCCATAGTGATGATATGgtcaaagttgtagtatattatTACTCTTGGAGAaaaaagtttctatttttggTAGGTAATTGGTTGATTGTGTGTGCAAAAATGGCAGCTGCATTTGGTGCTACTGTACAAGCTAAAAATGGAAATACAATGCAGGACAAAGAGTAGTGTGGTTTGTCAGGTGCCTTGATGGCAATAACATACTTTCAAATCTAACTCCACTGTAACATTAATGTTACACATTACACTAAAAAACATACTTTTAAAATGTGAATGTAACAATACAAAAATTACAACATGTTTTCTACACATTACACTACATAACACCTTAATTAAGTGCTATATTTATTTTGAAGCAATTTCAATTCTGTAAAATGAGCATAGGAAAAGCAAAACTATATATTCAATTGCTACAAAAGATATAAATCCCATGAAACAAGTTTATTCCTTGTTCAAAATTCAACAAGAATGGACCCGAGCTTACAAGATGCACATAATGCATGATGAATGTATGAATGGTGTATTTACACAATTACCCTAGAACTAGAATATAAACGCACAAAGATATAAGATTTGAGTACACCTACAGAATATGTAAAGAAGCATgacctgatgaagaagaagaagaagtcaaGCAGTAAAGTCAATTTCAAGGTCTGGCATTGTTCTTGTAGCCATGGCATATGGAACTCTCATGCTCCCAACTCTTGTCATGCGTAATGCTTCACCAGAATTTGCAGCTCTTTCTAGTTCTTGGATTCTCTTTCTTTTCTTGTATCTCCATGCCCATAATATCAGCAATGCAAACAACACCACCAATATGATTCCACCACCTGCTATGCCAACAATAGCACACACTCTAGGCATGTTGTCTAACTTACTACTAGATGCAGTTTCTTCAGGTGATGCAGAAACTTCAGGTGTTGCAGGAGGAGAAGGGGGAGGGGATTCGACTACAATGGAGAAATGCCCCTGTTCATAAGTCAAACATTGATTGTCTGATACTAAATCTGTGAAATTGACCTGACCATGTAGATCAAACCAGACACACTTGGGATGAGAACCAGAACCTTCAGGTTTTGACCTTATTTGTCCAAACTTTATTGTGATGGCATCATCGGAAGCCCAAAATTCCAGTTCAGGTAGATTAGTAGCTGATAAGTCTGAACCATTGTAAGCAAGAAGACCCAATATAGGAGCTAGATAAGTGTAACCAGGTAAAGGGTAATATGTAGTGGACCAATTCCCCAGGTTTTGATACACCAGAACAAGTCTCTCCACATATGGTTGCTCTCTTACGCCAATGGGGATTCTGAACTCTTTAAACGTTTCAACACCTCTATGAAATAGGCTACCACTTCGTAGTCTCATTGCTGATATCTCAATCCCTGTCAAATAGGGAGGAACGAGTCCATCAAACGGAATACCAGTACGTGGATGGAAGAATGCACGGTAGGCGTATTCCTGGAGAGTCGTATCAAGAGCCCTTGCAGGCTTTGTTTCAGAATTAGATAATGGAGATCCAACTCTTGGCCAACAGAGGAAGCAAATAAGCAGAACAAGTATCGTTAAACTTCGAAATTGAGTCCCCATTGATGCTTCAGATTATTGAAAATTGGAACAACTGGCAAGAACTGGATTCTCTGTGTGTGATTTAATGGCTAACTgaaaatcaaaattcaaataagcaACTATAGAGCGCTAATGCATGTCTCAAGGAACATTCCACAGACAAACCCTTACGATACTTCAAGAATTCCGCAACTGGAATCTGGATTCTAAACCGCAGATCTTGTAGAAAAGAGAAAATCCAGAGCAATGTACTCAAACGAACCCTAGAGTTTCGGCAAGAGCAGTTGAGTTTAAAAGcagcaacaaattgatttattcaCCTTACAACCGTTTTCGAGTTCATCAGATTTCGCAAGAACACGCATTCATCTTCAACGCCCAAACAAATTCCTCTGCATTTTGACGAAACTGGAGCCAAAAACCGTAACTAGCGTATGAAAATTGCATAAACTTACTAGCTCCGGCGATCTCGATCGTGAAAACCGTTACTATATTCGTTTCTCCTGTTTTAGGAGTTGGAACTAACAAGAACTTCTTCTCCTGATGCGAACAATTTCTCAAGATATCCAAGAATCAAGTTGAAACACGATTTTGATATGCACACGTCAAACGAAACAATCAACgaagatgaaacaaaaatggaaCAGAAGTAAATCAAGCGTATGTTCTAAGAAGAAATGAGTAATGAAGAAGGAGAGACGATATCCAAGAAGAATTGATGTACAAGAGGAGAGAGAGTGAAATATACACGAACATGTATGTATGGATGTATGTGGGGATTTGCAGAGTAACAGCTAACAATATGGGGAGGGGGAGTTGACGTAAATGCCCTCGTCCTTTTTCATTTATGGACAAATGTGTACAACAAAAGGTGACTACTGTTTTGCATGCCAATGGAAATGGGTCAAGTCAAACTCTCAACTTAGTCAGCGACTAGTCctcttcttattttatttttgggTAGTACGTTCCATTTAATATTATaacaatttacttttttttttttcaatataaaaTGGATTTTCATATGGAGTACTTAGGAATTAGGATAGAAATATAatattgggaaaatgacttacgagcctaacgaagtttccaaaccgtttaaaaaaccccaatcatggtttgtctgttcaaaaaaacccaacaaacttaacATTTTTTCTAAAAAGCCCAGCTAAGTTAGGGCCTGTTTGTTTGCATCTTAATACCTCTTAATAAGGGGTGGGTCTGAATCTTTAAGATTCAGACCGTTTGTTTATCTCTTAAGTTTTGGTCTGAATCTGAATTTTAGCACTTACAAAATCAGATTTCAAATTTCATCCGAAAAAATAAAAGACGTGCTATGCCCTTGACACAAAAACACGTTCTCTTTCTCGCCCCTTCTCCTCCTTCTCACCCCAATTCTTATCCCTCACCGACCTCCAATAATCATCGTCTGCTTCCTCCGATCTACAACACCATCGCCGCCAATTTCGTCGCCCCGCCTCCGCCATCTGTTGCAGCAACATAGACCTCCACCTATTTAAAACGATGCCAACCTCTGGTTGTAGGTAACGTTTTTGTCATTTTTTGGCCCTGAAAATCACATAGCAATAGATATAAACTTGGTTTTTGCTGTTTTTTCTGGAATGTGTTGTTGATTGTCGGCGTCTTCTCTACCTCTGGTGACTGCTGCGCCTCCGGCAGCTTTGCCTCCCACATTCCCTCTTTCTGAAAATTGATGTTATAGTATATGATGTTTGATAAATCTGAAAACTGATAAATCTTAAATGCTGATATGGGCTTGATTTCTGAAATATAAGTTGATGATCTTGCTGATTTTATTGATTTCTAAAATGAATGTGAAATCAAAATATATGTGAAAACTGATAAATCTTAAATGCTGATATGGCTTGATTTCTGAAATATAAGTTGATGATCTTGCTGATTTTATTGATTGCTGAAATTTGTTGCCCATCTTGCTGATTTGTTATGGGATTTGTTTATTtggatcttttttttttaaaaaaaaaaagtgggTTATGATTAGTGATTAGTTGGTAAGATGATGGTTCAAGATCATGTTTGCCAATTTGATGGGTTTCATCACATATGTTTTTAAGGTGTGGTTTCAGTGGTTACAGACATAGGAGGAAGGAAgagaaaacatgttttttttccCAAAATGACCTTGTGCTAAAAGGAAGACAGATGATTAGAAAAGGGAGAATTCCGTATACGCCCTTGCTAAATAGCTAAATATTGTATTTGCCCGGCCTAAATTCTAAATATCGTATTTGCCATTCTTAATGTTTTTTAATATCATAAATACCCAAATctattttttgattatttttattgatttataatatttttttaccattttaaagctaaaaacatttgaaatagaCAATTTTGCCCTTGGCATCTAAATTCCAAAATCATCTCACGTGAACAAATAAAAATCGCAGATGCCTTATGAATTATAATCCCTTTGCGTCTTCCCTTCCCTTGCGTCTTCATTGATCAACGATCACACACAATCCTCGATCAGCAATCACACGTTGAGCAATCACACTCGAACTTAGTTGTTATCGGTTCTCCTCTTCACTGCTGCAATCGGATCAGGTTAATTTTTATCTTTCTTTGTAAGTTAAACATTCAATTCATGATTATATGCGTGATAAACCAAAGTTGGACTTATTCCTATTTTTCCTTTCTTTAATTTCGTTTTTGATGTTGCTTAATTTGTTCACGTGACTGTTTTGGAACCCTGTGTTATATTGATGTTTCAAACTACTGTATTTACAATCTTGAATTACAATTGACAGAGATTTTAATGCAAGTATTTTTTTACGGTTTAAAAAACATTAATTAATGCGAATAATGTGTTCAAGCTTATACTTGATTATATTAAATTCTTTCCATTGTGTCAATTTTTTGTGAGTTTAATATTTCAAGCTACTGTATTTAAAATCTTAATTACTAACTATCTGAAATGATTGAAGTCATGTTAGTGAGCGCCCCACTTCAATGCAATCCATTAATTCTTTACGTTTATTTAAGCATACATTTGGTATTTTTGTTatacctttatatatgtatttctTATCACCGATTTAGAATTATGTTTTAGACGTGATACAAACCAATGTCAGAAGAGCATTCTCAAACAGAAGATATTACCCttgatgtagcacctggttcctggtatgtatccTTGGTTATTAACTCTCcttatatattgcattttaaccttggactcggcgagttgaaggactaactcgccgagtagaagcgggactagacaCGGGATCTACtctgtctactcggcgagtaggctcgtgggactcggcgagtaggctcgtgggactcggcgagtagaccctgtctggactaaaaccctaacccgggtgtttgcaccctatttaaacgatctaacccagcctccaTTTCCCCTAGCTCACCTAGAGGtctgtagaacgaaaccctagccccctttgtgtccttgtgggtgatttttagctttgtgaaggtggtttggagcttgggagaagaaggagaaggttgaagagtgcaagaagggaagaagatccggaatctactctgtgaagggattctattcaggtagaaaagttcctaccttgatctttagttcattaaATCCCCTTTGGTCCCTAAAAagtggttttaagccctaagaacctaaatctctatgtgtttatggttaatgttctgcaaggacttcggatttggaccttttggacatcctagtagcataaagtctctgtggttgaggtgattgaggtccctattgagtgtaggacctcttaaagagcttggaattgcatgtttgagctcatagggccatgcatgcacgtaaagtttgcaactttacatggtaaacaTGCCCTACGACCATAGATCTATGGGTTTGAAGCTTTGCATGTCTCAGATCTGGCCTACTCGGGAAATGGgtcgatggactcggcgagtcccaaaggggaactcggcgagttctatgaagacggtcctagactcggcgagttggatgaacaactcggcgagtcctatgaagattgcctggagctcgccgagttgttcttcaaactcggcgagtcatatgaactttcacagAGAAAGAGGGGTTTTAGCGTTGAAGGTTCAACCCTTCGTACCTGCACGCGGAATTAACCGTGTAACGTAGTCCCCAAACGCCAAACCCTCGTATGGGGTGTTCTGGTGtggattggaagcgagtaggggatccgctcgaggaactcgacgagttgctcgcggactcggcgagtcgagactcgagtcggccccatagtcccgagtggtgagtcaagggtgactcagtgagtggggcgTGGGACTTGGCAAGTAGGACCGGATTAGTaagggaaggactcggcgagttgctcgcggactcggcgattccagtcaactggaagttgactttgacttggatttcgacttggtcaagggtaaaagggtcattttaccctaagtacatctagcagtgtttgactgatcgttttgtgggaattatagccggaggacgtccggagcagcagcagcagcagtagacagtcagttcccgatcagatcagcagctactttgaggtgagttaccttccagtagcggtgggtctacggccataatgccggcccaccaataggagttgtaCCTAAGATgaatgtctttgtgatatcatctaggtatGCTACTACactatatgttatatgctagcatgatgtgttatatgtgatagaagt includes these proteins:
- the LOC111904948 gene encoding uncharacterized protein LOC111904948; its protein translation is MGTQFRSLTILVLLICFLCWPRVGSPLSNSETKPARALDTTLQEYAYRAFFHPRTGIPFDGLVPPYLTGIEISAMRLRSGSLFHRGVETFKEFRIPIGVREQPYVERLVLVYQNLGNWSTTYYPLPGYTYLAPILGLLAYNGSDLSATNLPELEFWASDDAITIKFGQIRSKPEGSGSHPKCVWFDLHGQVNFTDLVSDNQCLTYEQGHFSIVVESPPPSPPATPEVSASPEETASSSKLDNMPRVCAIVGIAGGGIILVVLFALLILWAWRYKKRKRIQELERAANSGEALRMTRVGSMRVPYAMATRTMPDLEIDFTA